Proteins found in one Arachis stenosperma cultivar V10309 chromosome 8, arast.V10309.gnm1.PFL2, whole genome shotgun sequence genomic segment:
- the LOC130945032 gene encoding serine/threonine-protein kinase EDR1-like, with protein MGRNRMKNLFRKLHIGGGDGGDDGDGDGGASPTMNELPSRNLSVAEHEREHEFQFQMRMALAISASHPIPNNDADSDQIDAAKQMSLGSESSLTQFQSLRYWNYSVIGYEEKVMDEFYDVYGISSNFIRRGKMPLLVDLQAKTTSQNGDREVILVNRLVDLELQRLEEKACALFNDCPISEKGLILSGLLQRLADIVVTRMGGTVGSADKMIERWARRSHELRDSSRTIVLPLGSLDVGLSRHRALLFKVLADKINIPCMLVKGSYYTGTDDGALNLIKADDGSEYIIDMMGAPGVLIPAEVPSSQLQKYSFSVRNCEEVVRVGLSNRTHLIDTRTQVLGSSPDQCSKKTKAVRSQSEKPLNVGGQTKLVDNIHVGMNERERFGHNLGNLLESLHKSCEFSSHRETSPAEKIRVNNVSKYVLSAAKNPEFAQKLHTVLLESGALPPHDLFSVVNPQDMGEDKTCEEFVRDIVQDDPTRLSLSYNKSLIPYQMKCTAHDTRSEQQKEFYVDRYDNSTQCDCECDKTGKGSVMVCDNRVDGLEQSHYLCKEQCLQSDLPKRAVSCETRDRFDVSHDGDDKNGYNEVGVALNDVGFCKESAIQINKAPCIESAKCITYDHKNDRVNPVLGERKEWEIQWEDLRIGQRIGIGSCGEVFHADCNGSEVAVKKFLTQDFSSDAVAQFKSEVEIMLRLRHPNIVLFMGAITRPPHLSILTEFLPRGSLYGLLRNPKFQLNDKRRLRMAVDVAKGMNYLHTSHPPIVHRDLKSPNLLVSKHWVLKVCDFGLSRMKHHTFLSSKSYAGTAEWMAPEVLRNELANEKCDIYSFGVILWELATTMIPWQGLNQMQVVGAVGFQNRRLEIPDDVDPEVEQIIRDCWQMDPQLRPSFSELLSRLCQLQHLVVVKGVKRAPHIK; from the exons ATGGGGAGAAATAGGATGAAGAATCTGTTTAGGAAGCTGCACATCGGTGGTGGAGACGGCGGCGATGACGGTGACGGTGACGGTGGCGCTTCTCCTACTATGAACGAACTACCGAGTCGCAATCTGAGTGTTGCAGAGCATGAGCGTGAGCATGAGTTTCAATTTCAGATGAGAATGGCGTTGGCCATCAGTGCTTCCCATCCAATTCCAAACAATGACGCTGACTCCGATCAGATCGATGCCGCCAAGCAGATGAGCTTAGGTTCTGAGTCTTCCCTCACACAGTTCCAATCCCTTCGCTATTGG AATTATAGTGTGATAGGTTATGAGGAGAAAGTGATGGATGAGTTTTATGATGTTTATGGAATCTCTTCAAATTTCATTCGTCGAGGAAAGATGCCCTTATTGGTGGATCTGCAGGCTAAAACCACCTCACAAAATGGTGATCGTGAAGTCATCTTGGTGAACCGCTTGGTTGATCTTGAGCTGCAGCGGCTTGAGGAAAAGGCCTGTGCCTTATTCAATGACTGTCCTATTTCTGAAAAAGGACTGATTTTAAGTGGCTTGCTGCAGAGACTTGCTGATATTGTTGTTACCAGAATGGGTGGCACAGTTGGTAGTGCAGATAAAATGATAGAAAGGTGGGCTAGGAGGAGTCATGAGTTAAGAGATTCTTCAAGAACCATTGTTCTTCCTCTTGGCTCTCTTGATGTTGGACTGTCGCGTCACCGAGCCCTGCTTTTTAAG GTACTTGCTGACAAGATTAATATTCCTTGCATGCTGGTCAAAGGGAGCTATTACACTGGAACTGATGATGGAGCATTGAATTTGATAAAAGCTGATGATGGAAG TGAATACATCATTGATATGATGGGTGCACCTGGGGTTCTTATTCCTGCTGAGGTGCCAAGCAGTCAGCTCCAAAAGTATAGCTTTTCTGTAAGGAATTGTGAAGAAGTTGTCCGAGTGGGACTGTCTAACCGAACACATTTGATTGATACTAGAACTCAAGTCTTGGGTAGCTCACCTGATCAGTGCAGCAAAAAAACAAAAGCAGTCAGGTCCCAGTCAGAAAAACCATTAAATGTGGGTGGTCAAACAAAACTAGTTGATAATATCCATGTTGGAATGAATGAAAGAGAGAGGTTTGGACATAATTTGGGAAATCTTTTAGAGTCACTGCATAAATCATGTGAATTCTCATCACATAGAGAAACATCACCTGCAGAAAAGATTCGCGTAAACAATGTATCCAAGTATGTCCTCAGTGCAGCAAAGAACCCGGAATTCGCACAAAAACTACACACAGTTTTGCTAGAGAGTGGAGCCCTCCCCCCACATGATCTCTTTTCAGTTGTAAATCCACAAGATATGGGTGAAGATAAAACATGTGAAGAATTTGTCAGGGATATCGTTCAAGATGATCCAACTAGGTTGTCATTAAGCTACAACAAATCTCTCATACCCTATCAAATGAAGTGCACTGCCCATGATACTAGGTCAGAACAGCAGAAAGAATTTTACGTAGATAGATATGATAATTCCACACAGTGTGATTGTGAATGTGATAAGACCGGGAAGGGGTCTGTGATGGTTTGTGACAATAGAGTTGATGGGTTAGAGCAATCTCATTACTTATGTAAAGAGCAATGTCTCCAATCTGATTTGCCCAAGAGAGCTGTTTCTTGTGAAACACGTGATAGGTTTGATGTTTCCCATGATGGGGATGACAAAAATGGTTATAATGAGGTTGGTGTAGCTTTAAATGACGTTGGATTTTGTAAAGAGTCAGCCATTCAGATAAATAAGGCACCCTGTATAGAGTCAGCAAAGTGTATCACATATGATCATAAAAATGACAGAGTTAACCCAGTCTTGGGGGAGAGGAAAGAATGGGAAATTCAATGGGAGGATCTTCGTATTGGTCAACGTATTGGTATCG GTTCGTGTGGTGAGGTTTTCCATGCTGATTGCAACGGTTCG GAAGTTGCTGTGAAGAAGTTTCTAACACAAGATTTTTCTAGTGATGCAGTGGCTCAGTTCAAATCTGAA GTTGAGATCATGTTAAGACTGCGGCATCCCAATATTGTGCTCTTCATGGGAGCTATTACTCGTCCGCCACATCTATCCATCTTGACAGAGTTTCTTCCAAG AGGGAGTTTATATGGTCTATTGCGTAATCCTAAGTTTCAACTTAATGACAAGAGGCGGTTGCGTATGGCTGTTGATGTG GCTAAGGGAATGAACTACTTGCACACAAGTCATCCTCCCATTGTCCATAGAGATTTGAAGTCTCCGAATCTTCTTGTCTCCAAGCATTGGGTTCTTAAG GTCTGTGATTTTGGTCTATCGCGGATGAAGCACCATACATTTTTGTCATCAAAGTCCTATGCTGGAACG GCCGAGTGGATGGCACCAGAAGTCTTAAGAAACGAGCTTGCCAATGAAAA GTGTGATATATATAGTTTTGGAGTAATCTTGTGGGAGTTGGCTACGACAATGATCCCGTGGCAAGGTTTGAACCAAATGCAGGTTGTTGGAGCTGTTGGATTCCAAAACAGGCGCCTTGAAATTCCAGATGATGTTGATCCAGAAGTAGAACAGATAATACGTGATTGTTGGCAAAT GGATCCACAGTTACGGCCATCATTCTCCGAGTTATTATCTCGCCTCTGCCAACTTCAACATCTTGTTGTCGTTAAAGGTGTAAAACGAGCTCCACACATCAAATGA